A window from Fragaria vesca subsp. vesca linkage group LG5, FraVesHawaii_1.0, whole genome shotgun sequence encodes these proteins:
- the LOC101299380 gene encoding uncharacterized protein LOC101299380 isoform 2, with product MEDSVVAGDPPIPHPDLAPNCSDSGEDFESLPIPPLDPQFFSSDAGMATMAADSFMSDLGFGFGSDDNCDYELTFDDLDNLYIPSEADDFLLPEGFDPAAQPSSDSSVILKSESPESGSSGVSKGSDGVVSGFLNYPSSESGGHDQEFSENSGGPLSSQGSGIPEAANSPTHSGNSDRDVSSNVTTADEKVKIEEEVTRSGFVAKRKKESGGGEEGNMESRSSKFRRSESSGGSGGCLDDEDERRKARLMRNRESAQLSRQRKKHYVEELEDKQLSSGSGICPPPPPPGMYPMPPMGYPWMPYSPYVVKPQGSQVPLVPIPRLKPQQPAAAPKPKKKSESKSKTKKVASISFLGLLFFLLLFGGLVPMLNVGFGGSSYVRDRFYDQQRAKVLKVPGHLNGSEGNVPLGVSGGKFDVSNKIHERAHKQKEQGLPGVGNASEPLVASLYVPRNDKLVKIDGNLIIHSVLASEKAKAHKKSREARVEGAKGFVSALAIPEAGVNRGRRAPLYRTPAGQRKALTAGSADGKLQQWFREGLAGSLLSSGMCTEVFQFDVSAANSGGIIPASSVANVSEHNSNATRLNRGGNRRILGGRAIPLAGSNHNATDDERAIRNNQSSNNFQVSNSSVVVSVLVDPREAGDIDVDGMIKPKSLSRVFVVLLLDSVKYVTYSCVLPRSAPPHLVTT from the exons ATGGAAGACTCAGTCGTCGCCGGCGACCCGCCGATACCCCATCCAGATCTGGCCCCAAACTGTAGCGATTCCGGCGAGGACTTCGAGTCCCTTCCGATCCCTCCTCTCGATCCTCAATTCTTCTCATCCGACGCCGGAATGGCCACCATGGCCGCCGATTCGTTCATGTCGGATCTCGGGTTCGGGTTCGGCTCCGACGACAATTGCGACTACGAGCTCACCTTTGATGATTTGGACAACCTCTACATCCCGTCGGAGGCCGACGACTTCCTCCTTCCCGAGGGGTTCGATCCCGCGGCTCAGCCCAGCTCCGATTCCAGTGTAATATTGAAATCAGAGTCTCCTGAATCCGGTAGCTCCGGAGTTTCTAAAGGTTCGGATGGTGTAGTCTCCGGTTTTCTGAATTATCCGTCGTCGGAGTCCGGCGGCCACGATCAGGAGTTTTCGGAGAATTCCGGCGGGCCGTTGTCGTCTCAGGGCTCCGGGATTCCCGAGGCTGCGAACTCGCCGACTCATTCCGGGAACTCCGATCGGGACGTGTCGTCGAATGTGACTACTGCCGATGAGAAGGTGAAGATAGAGGAGGAGGTGACCAGGAGCGGCTTCGTTGCGAAGAGGAAGAAGGAGAGCGGCGGCGGCGAGGAAGGGAACATGGAGTCGAGAAGCTCAAAGTTTCGGAGATCGGAGAGCAGCGGCGGCAGTGGTGGTTGTTTGGACGATGAGGATGAGAGGAGGAAGGCGAGGTTGATGAGGAACAGAGAGAGTGCTCAGCTTTCGAGGCAGAGGAAGAAGCATTATGTGGAAGAGCTTGAAGATAAG CAATTGAGCAGTGGTAGCGGCATTTGCCCGCCGCCCCCGCCACCGGGGATGTACCCAATGCCGCCCATGGGCTATCCATGGATGCCGTACTCGCCTTATGTTGTGAAGCCGCAAGGTTCTCAGGTGCCTTTGGTTCCCATTCCTAGGCTTAAACCCCAGCAGCCTGCGGCTGCGCCCAAGCCGAAAAAGAAGTCGGAGAGTAAGAGTAAAACTAAGAAGGTTGCCAGCATTAGTTTCCTAGGTCTGCTGTTTTTCCTGTTGCTGTTTGGTGGACTTGTTCCAATGTTGAATGTTGGTTTTGGTGGGTCGAGTTATGTTAGAGATAGGTTTTATGATCAGCAGAGGGCGAAAGTTTTGAAAGTTCCGGGTCATTTGAATGGATCAGAAGGAAATGTACCTTTAGGAGTATCTGGTGGGAAATTTGATGTCTCTAACAAAATTCATGAGAGGGCTCATAAGCAGAAAGAACAAGGGTTACCTGGCGTGGGTAATGCCAGTGAGCCTCTTGTCGCTTCTTTGTATGTTCCGAGAAATGATAAACTTGTTAAGATTGATGGGAACTTGATTATTCATTCGGTCCTGGCGAGTGAGAAAGCTAAAGCTCATAAGAAGAGTAGGGAGGCCAGAGTGGAAGGAGCTAAAGGTTTTGTTTCAGCATTGGCTATACCTGAAGCTGGAGTGAACAGAGGGAGACGTGCTCCTTTATACAGAACTCCTGCTGGACAACGGAAGGCTCTTACAGCTGGTTCTGCTGATGGGAAACTCCAGCAGTGGTTTCGTGAAGGCCTTGCTGGATCATTGTTGAGTTCAGGCATGTGCACTGAAGTGTTCCAGTTTGATGTATCAGCTGCTAATTCAGGAGGTATAATTCCTGCCTCGTCAGTTGCAAATGTTTCCGAGCACAATTCAAATGCTACGAGGCTTAACAGAGGAGGAAACAGAAGAATCCTTGGTGGTCGCGCAATCCCCCTCGCTGGATCCAATCATAATGCTACTGATGATGAACGTGCCATAAGAAACAATCAGTCAAGCAACAACTTTCAAGTTAGTAATTCTTCCGTGGTCGTTTCTGTTCTGGTTGATCCTAGAGAGGCAGGTGACATTGACGTTGATGGCATGATCAAACCCAAGTCACTTTCTCGGGTTTTCGTTGTCCTGCTTCTTGACAGTGTGAAGTATGTCACTTACTCATGCGTGCTACCTCGCTCTGCTCCTCCTCACTTAGTGACTACTTAA
- the LOC101299380 gene encoding uncharacterized protein LOC101299380 isoform 1, with translation MEDSVVAGDPPIPHPDLAPNCSDSGEDFESLPIPPLDPQFFSSDAGMATMAADSFMSDLGFGFGSDDNCDYELTFDDLDNLYIPSEADDFLLPEGFDPAAQPSSDSSVILKSESPESGSSGVSKGSDGVVSGFLNYPSSESGGHDQEFSENSGGPLSSQGSGIPEAANSPTHSGNSDRDVSSNVTTADEKVKIEEEVTRSGFVAKRKKESGGGEEGNMESRSSKFRRSESSGGSGGCLDDEDERRKARLMRNRESAQLSRQRKKHYVEELEDKVRAMHTTIADLNNKMSYIMAENATLKQQLSSGSGICPPPPPPGMYPMPPMGYPWMPYSPYVVKPQGSQVPLVPIPRLKPQQPAAAPKPKKKSESKSKTKKVASISFLGLLFFLLLFGGLVPMLNVGFGGSSYVRDRFYDQQRAKVLKVPGHLNGSEGNVPLGVSGGKFDVSNKIHERAHKQKEQGLPGVGNASEPLVASLYVPRNDKLVKIDGNLIIHSVLASEKAKAHKKSREARVEGAKGFVSALAIPEAGVNRGRRAPLYRTPAGQRKALTAGSADGKLQQWFREGLAGSLLSSGMCTEVFQFDVSAANSGGIIPASSVANVSEHNSNATRLNRGGNRRILGGRAIPLAGSNHNATDDERAIRNNQSSNNFQVSNSSVVVSVLVDPREAGDIDVDGMIKPKSLSRVFVVLLLDSVKYVTYSCVLPRSAPPHLVTT, from the coding sequence ATGGAAGACTCAGTCGTCGCCGGCGACCCGCCGATACCCCATCCAGATCTGGCCCCAAACTGTAGCGATTCCGGCGAGGACTTCGAGTCCCTTCCGATCCCTCCTCTCGATCCTCAATTCTTCTCATCCGACGCCGGAATGGCCACCATGGCCGCCGATTCGTTCATGTCGGATCTCGGGTTCGGGTTCGGCTCCGACGACAATTGCGACTACGAGCTCACCTTTGATGATTTGGACAACCTCTACATCCCGTCGGAGGCCGACGACTTCCTCCTTCCCGAGGGGTTCGATCCCGCGGCTCAGCCCAGCTCCGATTCCAGTGTAATATTGAAATCAGAGTCTCCTGAATCCGGTAGCTCCGGAGTTTCTAAAGGTTCGGATGGTGTAGTCTCCGGTTTTCTGAATTATCCGTCGTCGGAGTCCGGCGGCCACGATCAGGAGTTTTCGGAGAATTCCGGCGGGCCGTTGTCGTCTCAGGGCTCCGGGATTCCCGAGGCTGCGAACTCGCCGACTCATTCCGGGAACTCCGATCGGGACGTGTCGTCGAATGTGACTACTGCCGATGAGAAGGTGAAGATAGAGGAGGAGGTGACCAGGAGCGGCTTCGTTGCGAAGAGGAAGAAGGAGAGCGGCGGCGGCGAGGAAGGGAACATGGAGTCGAGAAGCTCAAAGTTTCGGAGATCGGAGAGCAGCGGCGGCAGTGGTGGTTGTTTGGACGATGAGGATGAGAGGAGGAAGGCGAGGTTGATGAGGAACAGAGAGAGTGCTCAGCTTTCGAGGCAGAGGAAGAAGCATTATGTGGAAGAGCTTGAAGATAAGGTAAGGGCAATGCATACTACTATTGCTGATTTGAATAATAAGATGTCATACATTATGGCCGAGAATGCTACTTTGAAGCAGCAATTGAGCAGTGGTAGCGGCATTTGCCCGCCGCCCCCGCCACCGGGGATGTACCCAATGCCGCCCATGGGCTATCCATGGATGCCGTACTCGCCTTATGTTGTGAAGCCGCAAGGTTCTCAGGTGCCTTTGGTTCCCATTCCTAGGCTTAAACCCCAGCAGCCTGCGGCTGCGCCCAAGCCGAAAAAGAAGTCGGAGAGTAAGAGTAAAACTAAGAAGGTTGCCAGCATTAGTTTCCTAGGTCTGCTGTTTTTCCTGTTGCTGTTTGGTGGACTTGTTCCAATGTTGAATGTTGGTTTTGGTGGGTCGAGTTATGTTAGAGATAGGTTTTATGATCAGCAGAGGGCGAAAGTTTTGAAAGTTCCGGGTCATTTGAATGGATCAGAAGGAAATGTACCTTTAGGAGTATCTGGTGGGAAATTTGATGTCTCTAACAAAATTCATGAGAGGGCTCATAAGCAGAAAGAACAAGGGTTACCTGGCGTGGGTAATGCCAGTGAGCCTCTTGTCGCTTCTTTGTATGTTCCGAGAAATGATAAACTTGTTAAGATTGATGGGAACTTGATTATTCATTCGGTCCTGGCGAGTGAGAAAGCTAAAGCTCATAAGAAGAGTAGGGAGGCCAGAGTGGAAGGAGCTAAAGGTTTTGTTTCAGCATTGGCTATACCTGAAGCTGGAGTGAACAGAGGGAGACGTGCTCCTTTATACAGAACTCCTGCTGGACAACGGAAGGCTCTTACAGCTGGTTCTGCTGATGGGAAACTCCAGCAGTGGTTTCGTGAAGGCCTTGCTGGATCATTGTTGAGTTCAGGCATGTGCACTGAAGTGTTCCAGTTTGATGTATCAGCTGCTAATTCAGGAGGTATAATTCCTGCCTCGTCAGTTGCAAATGTTTCCGAGCACAATTCAAATGCTACGAGGCTTAACAGAGGAGGAAACAGAAGAATCCTTGGTGGTCGCGCAATCCCCCTCGCTGGATCCAATCATAATGCTACTGATGATGAACGTGCCATAAGAAACAATCAGTCAAGCAACAACTTTCAAGTTAGTAATTCTTCCGTGGTCGTTTCTGTTCTGGTTGATCCTAGAGAGGCAGGTGACATTGACGTTGATGGCATGATCAAACCCAAGTCACTTTCTCGGGTTTTCGTTGTCCTGCTTCTTGACAGTGTGAAGTATGTCACTTACTCATGCGTGCTACCTCGCTCTGCTCCTCCTCACTTAGTGACTACTTAA